One segment of Streptomyces sp. NA02950 DNA contains the following:
- a CDS encoding ROK family protein, with protein MRRTSRDIRTANRHEVLRHVIAGAPAVSRQHLAAATGLSLATVATLIGELLHLGAVTEVGYEDSDGGRPRGLVAVNAPGGALIGVDVAETYIHVALFDLSLTVLASAEAELRPEENEPAAVVAHIAAAVASVVATAAIPEDRVLGVGVSMPGQVDREGGVSVFGPNWDWYDVPVLDLLAEHLPYPLHLDNPLRACTVAELWFGAARGREDAVVVNLGTGVGAGLALGGTLHRGTSNSAGEWGHTTLVLNGRPCHCGAHGCVESYVGAPGIMQSLRELSPGSPLLRPDDQTATVEALGRGLADGDPVAVKTVRDTARYLGAGLADLVNLLNPEVIVLSGWVAAGLGEPLLAEVRAGVAGRALRRPLASTEIVLSPIPTNPVSLGAATFALEGRLAARPRLIRPKADRGEG; from the coding sequence GTGAGGCGCACCTCTCGCGACATCCGCACGGCGAACCGCCATGAAGTGCTGCGCCATGTCATCGCCGGAGCCCCCGCCGTGTCCCGGCAGCACCTGGCCGCCGCGACCGGCCTCAGCCTGGCCACCGTCGCCACGCTCATCGGTGAGCTGCTGCACCTCGGAGCGGTCACGGAGGTCGGCTACGAGGACTCCGACGGCGGACGGCCGCGTGGACTGGTGGCCGTCAACGCCCCCGGCGGCGCGCTGATCGGCGTGGATGTCGCCGAGACGTACATCCATGTCGCGCTGTTCGACCTCTCCCTCACCGTCCTCGCCAGTGCCGAAGCGGAGCTGCGTCCCGAGGAGAACGAACCGGCCGCGGTGGTGGCGCACATCGCCGCCGCCGTCGCGTCCGTCGTCGCGACGGCGGCGATTCCCGAGGACCGGGTGCTGGGGGTCGGCGTCAGCATGCCGGGGCAGGTGGACCGCGAGGGCGGGGTGTCGGTCTTCGGGCCCAACTGGGACTGGTACGACGTCCCGGTGCTCGACCTGCTGGCCGAACACCTCCCCTACCCCCTCCACCTGGACAATCCGCTGCGCGCCTGTACCGTGGCCGAGCTGTGGTTCGGCGCGGCCCGTGGGCGGGAGGACGCGGTGGTGGTCAACCTCGGTACGGGCGTGGGGGCCGGGCTCGCGCTCGGCGGCACCCTGCACCGCGGGACGAGCAACAGTGCGGGCGAATGGGGACACACCACCCTGGTGCTGAACGGACGGCCGTGCCACTGCGGCGCCCACGGCTGTGTGGAGTCCTACGTCGGCGCCCCCGGCATCATGCAGAGTCTGCGCGAGCTGAGCCCCGGCAGCCCGCTGCTGCGCCCCGATGACCAGACGGCCACCGTCGAGGCGCTCGGCCGCGGTCTCGCCGACGGCGATCCGGTGGCTGTGAAGACCGTGCGGGACACCGCCCGTTATCTCGGCGCGGGCCTGGCCGACCTGGTCAATCTGCTCAACCCCGAAGTGATCGTGCTCAGCGGCTGGGTGGCGGCCGGACTCGGTGAGCCGCTGCTCGCCGAGGTGCGCGCCGGCGTGGCGGGGCGTGCGCTGCGCCGTCCGCTCGCGAGCACCGAGATC